The Desulfuromonas versatilis genome has a segment encoding these proteins:
- a CDS encoding ChaN family lipoprotein, producing MPRSKPIVPALLAGFAALILAACSPAAKLARNPEMPYPPEQPPVVGKIIHLPTGKPVAEAQMLAIVSDSRIVYVGETHDNPASHRQELAVLTALAERYPGQVAMGMEMFTPSQQPVLDRWVAGELDEKAFLKQSRWYDTWRMDYELYRPLLEFARRHKIPVVGLNAEKTLVKAVGQFDFSELPEQIRSQLPEMDFNDPYQRQLVEAIYGGHAHGNSQLDGFLRVQTLWDETMAHNVAAYLGAPGREKTRMLVVAGGNHVRFGFGIPRRVFRRLPSSYSLVGSREIVIPEDKQDRLMDVEIPEFPMLPYDFLQFTEYEDLDKQEVRLGVMLGGEEDGVRVQGVLPGSAAEAAGLTAGDRLLSLDGAALEENFDLVYAVKQKRPGDRALLEVAREGEKLTLEVLFTATPAHGHGKHPPAPDKQD from the coding sequence ATGCCACGCAGCAAACCCATCGTTCCGGCCCTGCTGGCCGGTTTTGCGGCCCTGATCCTGGCGGCCTGCAGCCCCGCCGCCAAGCTGGCCCGGAACCCCGAAATGCCCTACCCCCCCGAACAGCCCCCCGTCGTGGGAAAAATCATCCATCTGCCTACCGGAAAACCGGTTGCGGAGGCGCAGATGCTGGCCATTGTCAGCGACTCACGCATCGTCTACGTCGGCGAAACCCACGACAACCCAGCCTCGCACCGCCAGGAGCTGGCAGTGCTCACCGCTCTGGCCGAGCGCTACCCCGGCCAGGTGGCTATGGGGATGGAGATGTTCACCCCCTCCCAGCAGCCGGTACTCGACCGCTGGGTCGCCGGCGAGTTGGACGAGAAGGCGTTTCTCAAGCAGTCGCGCTGGTACGACACCTGGCGCATGGACTACGAGTTGTATCGGCCGCTGCTCGAATTCGCCCGCCGGCACAAAATTCCGGTCGTGGGGCTCAATGCCGAAAAGACCCTGGTAAAGGCGGTAGGCCAGTTCGATTTCAGCGAACTGCCCGAACAGATCCGCAGCCAGCTTCCCGAAATGGACTTCAACGACCCCTATCAACGCCAGCTGGTCGAGGCCATCTACGGTGGCCACGCTCACGGCAACAGCCAACTGGATGGTTTCCTACGGGTGCAGACGCTCTGGGATGAAACCATGGCCCACAACGTCGCCGCCTACCTGGGTGCGCCCGGCCGCGAGAAGACGCGCATGCTGGTGGTGGCCGGCGGCAACCACGTCCGCTTCGGCTTCGGCATTCCGCGCCGGGTGTTCAGGCGCCTGCCGAGTTCCTACAGCCTGGTCGGCTCCAGGGAAATCGTCATCCCCGAAGACAAGCAGGACCGGCTGATGGACGTGGAGATTCCCGAGTTTCCCATGCTGCCCTACGACTTTCTGCAGTTCACCGAGTACGAGGATCTCGACAAACAGGAAGTGCGCCTGGGGGTCATGCTTGGCGGGGAAGAGGACGGGGTAAGGGTGCAGGGGGTCCTGCCCGGTTCGGCAGCCGAGGCTGCCGGCCTCACCGCGGGGGACCGGCTGCTGAGTCTGGACGGAGCGGCCCTGGAGGAGAATTTCGATCTGGTCTACGCGGTGAAGCAGAAACGCCCCGGCGACCGGGCGCTGCTGGAAGTGGCACGGGAAGGGGAGAAGCTCACCCTGGAGGTTCTGTTCACCGCAACGCCGGCCCACGGGCATGGCAAGCATCCCCCCGCACCGG
- the speD gene encoding adenosylmethionine decarboxylase — protein sequence MSAKKNSVKPTKPKTSKSKGKPRRRPKLKLRGFNNLTKTLSFNIYDVCYARSPQARKEYLEYIDEEYNSERLVKILTEVSEIIGANILNISSQDYDPMGASVTILIAEEPVDPKPDQVLAHLDKSHLCIHTYPETDSKTGVSTFRVDVDVSTCGKISPLKALNHLIDSFESDIVLMDYKVRGFTRDVKGKKHYIDHKIHSIQQFVDKKILDRYQCVDINIHQENLFHTKMVLSDFDLDYYLFSTAAQDFTDDEKERVRERLRREMTEIFYSKNIYSTTGPH from the coding sequence ATGTCCGCAAAGAAGAATTCCGTAAAACCCACCAAGCCCAAAACCAGCAAAAGCAAGGGCAAGCCCCGCCGGCGCCCCAAGCTCAAACTGCGCGGGTTCAACAACCTGACCAAGACGCTCTCGTTCAACATTTACGACGTCTGCTACGCCCGTTCGCCCCAGGCCCGCAAGGAGTACCTGGAGTACATCGACGAGGAGTACAACTCGGAGCGCCTGGTCAAGATCCTCACCGAGGTCTCCGAGATCATCGGCGCCAACATCCTGAACATCTCCAGTCAGGATTACGACCCGATGGGGGCGAGCGTCACCATCCTGATCGCCGAGGAGCCGGTCGACCCGAAACCGGACCAGGTGCTGGCGCACCTCGACAAGAGCCACCTGTGCATCCACACCTACCCGGAAACCGACTCCAAGACCGGGGTCTCCACCTTCCGGGTCGACGTGGACGTCTCCACCTGCGGCAAGATCAGCCCCCTGAAGGCGCTGAACCACTTGATCGACTCCTTCGAATCCGACATCGTGCTGATGGATTACAAGGTCCGCGGCTTCACCCGCGACGTAAAGGGCAAGAAGCACTACATCGACCACAAGATCCATTCGATCCAGCAGTTCGTCGACAAGAAGATTCTCGACCGCTATCAATGCGTGGACATCAACATCCACCAGGAGAACCTGTTTCACACCAAGATGGTGCTCAGCGACTTCGACCTGGACTACTACCTGTTTTCCACCGCCGCCCAGGACTTCACCGACGACGAAAAGGAGCGGGTCCGCGAGCGCCTGCGGCGCGAGATGACCGAGATCTTCTACTCCAAAAACATCTACAGCACCACGGGCCCGCATTGA